A genomic stretch from Thermodesulfobacteriota bacterium includes:
- a CDS encoding UvrD-helicase domain-containing protein: MTTAKKDTLNPSQHAAVTHPGGPLLVLAGAGSGKTKIITERISHLVTKEGVSPHRILAVTFTNKAANEMRERVSHLIPDRARSLWIGTFHSTALRILKRDIDKLPGFDRNFAIYDDADQVRLIKECMARLNIGERGLEPRFVRTRIDRAKNRGGKPGDTGNDELDEHLSNIYELYEKEMRKLNALDFGDLLHVTVRLFEERPEVLEAYQEQFRHILVDEYQDTNHIQYRIVRMLSGKHQNIFVVGDDNQSIYGWRGADISNILNFEKDFPSSSIIKLEKNYRSTKNILNAANGLITKNRNRHEKNLWTDNPEGEKLSYYEAVDEREEARYVVSGIESEASGGRSYRDIAVFYRTNNQSRVIEEELLRRDVPYTIVGATGFYQRAEIRDLTAFLRVIANPNDDLSLRRIINVPPRGIGKSTIDEVIRLAANEDIPFVEAIRKSIAENLFPQRTVLALKKFLSVLDGLIEFEKDHGIGETIDRILEKTGYLELLEKEPERRENVGEIFNIAAEFEREEEGAGVREFLDRITLSSDIDSYSGKEERVALMTLHSAKGLEFPVVFIIGMEEKLIPHYNSIKDDGDVEEERRLFYVGITRAREKLYLTGARSRRFFGKEERPTPSRFVSELPEELIEVKNYYGGLLRESARSFAPRSKAAKRRTVSASSAAAPPPPKPGNPRYKPGQKIHHSSFGPGTITKVEGEGDTAKVTVSFLAHGVKKIIAAYLEGK; encoded by the coding sequence ATGACTACAGCGAAAAAAGATACCCTTAATCCGTCCCAGCACGCCGCGGTTACGCACCCCGGGGGGCCGCTCCTGGTCCTCGCCGGCGCCGGCTCGGGCAAGACGAAGATAATAACGGAACGAATCTCGCACCTCGTCACTAAAGAGGGCGTAAGCCCGCACCGCATACTCGCCGTAACGTTCACTAACAAGGCCGCGAACGAGATGCGGGAGCGCGTTTCGCACCTTATACCCGACCGTGCGAGGAGCCTCTGGATAGGGACGTTCCATTCGACGGCTCTCAGGATACTGAAGCGCGACATCGACAAGCTCCCCGGCTTTGACCGTAACTTCGCCATATACGACGACGCCGACCAGGTACGCCTCATCAAGGAATGCATGGCGCGGCTCAACATCGGCGAGAGGGGGCTCGAGCCCAGGTTCGTGAGGACGCGCATAGACCGCGCCAAGAACAGGGGCGGCAAACCCGGCGACACCGGCAACGACGAGCTCGACGAGCACCTGTCGAACATATACGAGCTCTATGAAAAGGAGATGCGTAAGCTGAACGCGCTCGACTTCGGCGACCTGCTGCACGTTACGGTCAGGCTCTTCGAGGAAAGGCCCGAGGTGCTGGAGGCTTACCAGGAGCAGTTCCGCCACATACTGGTGGACGAGTACCAGGACACGAACCACATCCAGTACAGGATAGTCCGGATGCTGTCCGGAAAGCACCAAAACATATTCGTCGTCGGGGACGACAACCAGTCGATCTACGGATGGAGAGGGGCCGACATCTCGAACATTCTCAACTTCGAGAAGGATTTCCCGAGCTCGAGCATAATCAAGCTCGAAAAGAACTACAGGTCCACGAAGAACATCCTTAACGCCGCGAACGGGCTCATAACGAAGAACAGGAACAGGCACGAGAAGAACCTCTGGACGGATAACCCCGAGGGCGAGAAGCTCTCGTATTACGAGGCCGTGGACGAGAGGGAAGAGGCGAGGTACGTAGTCTCCGGGATAGAGTCCGAGGCCTCCGGCGGCAGATCCTACAGGGACATTGCTGTATTTTACAGGACCAACAACCAGTCGAGGGTGATCGAGGAAGAGCTTCTCCGGAGGGACGTCCCCTACACTATAGTAGGCGCCACGGGATTTTACCAGAGGGCCGAGATAAGGGACCTCACGGCGTTTCTACGAGTGATAGCGAACCCGAACGACGACCTCAGCCTCCGGAGGATTATCAACGTCCCGCCGCGCGGCATAGGGAAGAGCACTATAGACGAAGTGATCCGGCTCGCCGCCAATGAGGACATCCCTTTCGTCGAGGCTATAAGGAAATCGATCGCGGAGAATTTATTCCCTCAGAGGACCGTACTAGCCCTCAAGAAATTTCTTTCGGTGCTCGATGGCCTGATAGAATTCGAAAAAGACCACGGCATCGGCGAGACGATAGACAGGATACTCGAAAAGACGGGATACCTGGAGCTTTTAGAGAAAGAGCCCGAGAGGCGCGAAAACGTCGGCGAAATTTTCAACATCGCCGCCGAATTCGAAAGGGAAGAGGAAGGGGCCGGGGTCAGGGAATTTCTCGACAGGATCACGCTATCGAGCGACATCGACAGCTACAGTGGCAAGGAAGAGCGCGTTGCGCTCATGACTCTCCACAGCGCGAAGGGGCTCGAATTCCCCGTCGTCTTTATTATAGGAATGGAAGAAAAGCTCATCCCGCATTACAACTCTATAAAGGACGACGGCGACGTCGAGGAAGAGAGGCGGCTTTTTTACGTCGGAATCACCCGCGCGAGGGAAAAGCTTTACCTCACCGGCGCGCGGAGCAGGAGGTTCTTCGGCAAGGAAGAGCGTCCGACCCCTTCGAGGTTCGTATCCGAGCTCCCCGAGGAGCTGATCGAAGTGAAGAATTATTACGGCGGACTGCTCAGGGAAAGCGCCCGCAGCTTCGCCCCGAGGAGTAAAGCGGCCAAGAGGCGTACCGTGAGCGCTTCGAGTGCGGCGGCACCCCCGCCGCCGAAACCGGGGAACCCGCGTTATAAACCGGGGCAGAAGATACATCACTCGTCTTTCGGGCCGGGGACGATTACGAAGGTCGAGGGCGAAGGGGACACCGCGAAGGTCACGGTTTCTTTCCTCGCTCACGGGGTAAAGAAGATTATCGCCGCTTACCTCGAAGGTAAGTAA
- a CDS encoding YdiU family protein, which produces MKRITGLDFDNTYRRLPGDFYDDVRPTPLENPRLVSFNPDAAALIDLDPEEVNNPDLPLYLSGARAIPGSEPLAMYYTGHQFGVYNPDIGDGRAILLGEVRNSRGGKWDLHLKGAGRTAYARVFDGRAVLRSVIREYLGGEAMHGLGIPTTRALSIVGSDEKVERETTERGAMLLRMAETHVRFGSFEGFHYTGRGDYVKLLADYVIEGFFPHLAGEDDRYASFLSGVVDRTAKLIALWQACGFTHGVMNTDNMSIIGLTLDYGPFGFFEEYSPEYIPNHSDHFGRYSFGNQPSIALWNFQKLAEALGSVVPREISQEIVFNFRGLYGKYYLEIMKQKLGLLSDDPRDPALIKGLLSILEETKTDYTNFMRGLGDFSAEDGARNEHLARMLGESSAFREWAAAYRVRLVSEGSVDRERKKAMDSVNPKYILRNYLAERAIRKAEDEGDYSEIERLRVLLKNPFSEQPGWGEYSKPAPPSERGLVISCSS; this is translated from the coding sequence ATGAAAAGGATAACGGGGCTCGATTTCGACAACACTTACAGGAGGCTCCCCGGGGATTTTTACGACGACGTCCGCCCGACGCCGCTCGAGAATCCCCGCCTGGTTTCTTTTAACCCCGACGCGGCCGCGCTCATAGACCTCGACCCCGAAGAAGTGAATAACCCGGACTTGCCTCTTTACCTCTCGGGAGCGAGGGCTATACCGGGCTCGGAGCCTCTCGCGATGTACTACACCGGGCACCAGTTCGGCGTCTATAACCCAGACATAGGCGACGGGAGGGCGATACTCCTGGGCGAGGTCAGGAATTCGCGCGGCGGCAAATGGGACCTCCATCTTAAGGGGGCCGGGAGGACGGCTTACGCCCGCGTATTCGACGGAAGGGCCGTGCTCAGGTCCGTCATACGGGAGTACCTCGGCGGGGAGGCGATGCACGGCCTCGGCATTCCTACGACGCGGGCGCTTTCGATAGTCGGCAGCGACGAGAAGGTCGAGCGCGAGACGACCGAGAGGGGGGCGATGCTGCTCAGGATGGCGGAGACGCACGTCCGGTTCGGCTCCTTCGAGGGGTTCCACTACACGGGACGCGGGGACTACGTGAAGCTCCTGGCGGATTACGTGATAGAGGGCTTCTTTCCTCACCTCGCAGGGGAGGACGACAGGTACGCCTCGTTCTTGTCCGGGGTCGTGGACAGGACCGCGAAGCTGATCGCACTGTGGCAGGCATGCGGGTTCACGCACGGCGTCATGAATACGGACAACATGTCGATTATAGGGCTCACGCTCGATTACGGCCCGTTCGGATTCTTCGAAGAGTACAGCCCGGAATATATTCCGAACCACTCTGACCACTTCGGAAGATATTCGTTCGGCAACCAGCCGTCGATAGCGCTCTGGAATTTCCAGAAACTGGCGGAAGCCCTCGGGAGCGTCGTTCCCCGCGAGATATCGCAGGAGATAGTGTTCAATTTCCGCGGGCTCTACGGGAAATACTATCTCGAAATCATGAAGCAGAAGCTGGGACTTCTCTCGGACGACCCCAGGGATCCGGCGCTGATAAAGGGCCTTCTCTCTATACTGGAAGAAACTAAAACCGACTATACGAATTTCATGAGGGGGCTGGGCGATTTTTCGGCCGAGGACGGTGCAAGAAACGAACACCTCGCGCGGATGCTCGGCGAAAGTTCGGCGTTCAGGGAATGGGCCGCAGCATACAGGGTAAGGCTTGTATCCGAAGGGAGTGTCGATAGGGAGCGGAAGAAAGCGATGGACTCCGTTAATCCGAAATATATTCTAAGAAATTATCTCGCCGAAAGGGCGATAAGAAAGGCCGAGGACGAGGGCGATTACTCCGAGATAGAAAGGCTCCGGGTCCTTCTCAAAAATCCCTTTTCGGAGCAGCCGGGTTGGGGCGAGTATTCGAAACCGGCCCCGCCCTCCGAGCGCGGGCTCGTCATAAGCTGCTCGTCGTAG
- a CDS encoding DUF2103 domain-containing protein yields MKHRKNKIKRQHSIIKGLRRFLEDRLSTQDFVESIIPGEIKVARKTGENLEVRYRYSTVSGAKLIARSGTSVQEVFVVTSDPDKLKEIIDSALAED; encoded by the coding sequence ATGAAACACAGGAAGAACAAAATCAAGCGTCAACACAGCATAATCAAGGGGCTTAGAAGATTCCTCGAAGACAGGCTCTCGACGCAGGATTTTGTCGAATCGATAATCCCCGGCGAGATAAAAGTCGCCAGGAAAACGGGGGAGAACCTCGAAGTCAGGTACAGGTACAGCACCGTGAGCGGCGCAAAGCTCATAGCCAGGAGCGGCACTTCCGTACAGGAAGTCTTCGTCGTAACCAGCGACCCCGATAAGCTGAAAGAAATTATAGACTCCGCACTCGCGGAAGATTAG
- the dnaE gene encoding DNA polymerase III subunit alpha, which translates to MDIIEGMSGGFVHLHLHSQYSLLDGAIKFDDLFPQAKEFGMEAVALTDHGNLFGAYDFYKSAVGAGIKPIIGCELYITPKLNRDNPSDGKTHHLTVLSMNREGYRNLSQLVTKAYFDGFYRRPRIDHELLDRHREGLIVLSGCLNSELSKAIFSKDMNAALGVASMYREMFGDRYYLEVQATGLPEQKRVNKKVKEIGEKLNIPVVATNDCHFLRQSDSRPHDALLCIQTGSSLQDENRFKFQGDQYYLKSEGEMLRDLEGFEDAIRMTGEIAKRCNFEFERDGYKLPEFEVEGGKSLDEHMAELARQRLAERVKSGEIPEEKSGEYTERLETEIEIIQKMGFSGYFLVVADFINYAKSNGIPVGPGRGSAAGSLVAYILGITGVDPIPYNLIFERFLNPERVSMPDIDIDFCAEGRDEVIRYVTRKYGEDKVAQIGTFGTMSAKAVVKDVGRVLGIPYADVDKVTKLIPSFRGKVFSIDKALESVPEMRKLIEGSPQLQELIELARPLENMVRHSSTHAAGIVIANEPLADHIPLYKGANNEIVTQFDMTTVEELGFVKFDFLGLKTLTVIDKALKLIKENYGGDGILDINKIPLDDQAVYSLLASGKTRGIFQIESSGMKELLAKLQPTDFEDIIAVLALYRPGPLDSGMVDEYISRKHGKKVQYPLPELQEVLKDTYGLFVYQEQIMKTASVVASYSLGEADLLRRAMGKKKPEEMKAQRERFLTGAKEKGIKDKKAEEIFDAMEKFAEYSFNKSHSTAYALITYQTAYLKTHYPAEFMAALMSVESGNTDKVISSITECKQMGIPVLAPDVNVSLDGFTASNGSIRFGLAAIKNVGEGTVEAIINARREKGKFSSIFEFCENVEARRLNRRTFESLIKSGAFDSLGVNRASLMESLDTLLSYTSIRQKSSVDGQHSLFSLSDAIALPKLAELEEWGEKELLKNEMDMLGFYVTSHPLTKYLSELGKASIIDTESLLEIKEKQEVTVAGVVRTLTVKHTKSGTGIFGNLTIEDLNGSIEIVIFNDLLRKSLHLLEDKIEPVIIKGVLEPGEDRVKMRAVEIMPIKGMRSGSTVHISLGNGSLREENLVRLKEILNSYPGQALVHVHLETDHGEAVIEVEDNRVDIEDNFIYEVESLLGKNSLRLS; encoded by the coding sequence ATGGATATAATAGAAGGAATGTCCGGCGGTTTTGTCCATCTCCACCTCCACTCGCAGTATTCGCTCCTCGACGGGGCTATAAAGTTCGATGACCTTTTTCCCCAGGCGAAGGAATTCGGGATGGAAGCCGTGGCGCTAACGGATCACGGGAATCTTTTCGGCGCGTACGACTTCTACAAGTCCGCCGTGGGCGCGGGCATAAAGCCTATTATCGGCTGCGAGCTTTACATAACCCCGAAGCTGAACCGCGACAACCCATCCGACGGGAAGACGCATCACCTTACGGTCCTGTCGATGAACCGCGAGGGGTACAGGAACCTCTCGCAGCTCGTCACCAAGGCATACTTCGACGGATTCTACAGGCGGCCCCGAATCGACCACGAGCTCCTCGACCGGCACAGGGAAGGGCTAATAGTCTTGAGCGGCTGCCTCAACAGCGAGCTGTCGAAGGCTATTTTCAGTAAGGACATGAACGCAGCGCTGGGCGTCGCCTCTATGTACAGGGAGATGTTCGGCGACAGGTATTACCTGGAGGTGCAGGCAACCGGGCTCCCCGAGCAGAAGAGGGTTAACAAGAAGGTGAAGGAGATCGGCGAGAAGCTGAATATCCCCGTCGTCGCGACGAACGACTGCCATTTCCTCCGGCAGAGCGATTCGCGTCCGCACGACGCGCTCCTTTGCATACAGACGGGCTCTTCGCTCCAGGACGAGAACAGGTTCAAGTTCCAGGGGGACCAGTATTACCTAAAGTCCGAGGGCGAGATGCTGCGCGACCTCGAAGGGTTCGAAGACGCCATACGGATGACGGGAGAGATCGCGAAGAGGTGCAATTTTGAATTCGAGCGCGACGGGTACAAGCTCCCCGAATTCGAGGTCGAGGGCGGGAAGTCTCTCGACGAGCACATGGCGGAGCTCGCGAGGCAAAGGCTCGCGGAGCGTGTAAAGAGCGGCGAAATACCCGAAGAAAAATCGGGCGAGTACACGGAAAGGCTCGAAACCGAGATCGAAATAATCCAGAAGATGGGTTTTTCGGGATACTTCCTGGTAGTCGCCGACTTTATAAACTACGCGAAGTCGAACGGAATCCCCGTAGGGCCGGGGCGCGGAAGCGCCGCCGGGAGCCTCGTCGCATACATACTGGGCATTACCGGCGTCGACCCGATTCCTTACAACCTCATCTTCGAAAGGTTCCTTAACCCCGAGCGCGTCAGCATGCCCGACATAGACATAGACTTCTGCGCCGAGGGACGGGACGAGGTCATACGGTACGTCACGCGGAAATACGGCGAGGACAAGGTCGCCCAGATTGGGACGTTCGGGACCATGTCGGCCAAGGCCGTCGTCAAGGACGTTGGCAGGGTGCTAGGCATCCCCTATGCGGACGTGGATAAGGTGACGAAGCTCATACCGAGCTTCAGGGGCAAGGTGTTCAGCATCGACAAGGCGCTCGAAAGCGTCCCCGAGATGAGGAAGCTTATCGAAGGCTCGCCCCAGCTGCAGGAGCTTATCGAGCTCGCGAGGCCCCTCGAAAACATGGTGCGTCATTCCTCGACGCACGCCGCGGGAATAGTGATAGCCAACGAGCCGCTCGCCGACCACATACCTCTATACAAAGGCGCCAACAACGAAATCGTGACCCAGTTCGACATGACCACGGTCGAAGAGCTCGGCTTCGTGAAGTTCGACTTCCTCGGCCTCAAGACGCTGACCGTAATAGACAAGGCGCTTAAGCTCATAAAGGAAAACTACGGCGGCGACGGCATCCTCGACATAAATAAAATCCCGCTCGACGATCAGGCCGTTTACAGCCTCCTCGCGAGCGGCAAGACCCGCGGTATATTCCAGATCGAATCGTCGGGCATGAAAGAGCTCCTGGCGAAGCTCCAGCCGACGGACTTCGAGGACATCATCGCTGTCCTCGCCCTTTACAGGCCGGGCCCTCTCGACAGCGGGATGGTCGATGAATACATCAGCCGGAAGCACGGGAAGAAGGTTCAGTATCCGCTGCCCGAGCTCCAGGAGGTTCTCAAAGACACCTACGGACTCTTCGTCTACCAGGAGCAGATAATGAAGACGGCGAGCGTCGTTGCGAGCTACAGCCTCGGTGAAGCCGACCTTCTCCGGCGCGCCATGGGCAAGAAGAAGCCCGAGGAGATGAAGGCCCAGAGGGAAAGGTTCCTCACCGGCGCGAAGGAAAAGGGCATAAAGGACAAAAAGGCAGAGGAGATATTCGACGCGATGGAGAAGTTCGCCGAGTACTCCTTCAACAAGAGCCACAGCACCGCCTACGCACTCATAACGTATCAGACCGCATACCTAAAGACTCATTACCCGGCCGAGTTCATGGCCGCGCTTATGTCGGTCGAATCGGGCAACACCGATAAGGTCATATCCAGCATCACCGAATGTAAGCAGATGGGAATTCCCGTGCTCGCGCCGGACGTGAACGTGAGCCTCGACGGCTTTACGGCGTCTAACGGCAGCATACGCTTCGGGCTCGCCGCGATAAAGAACGTCGGCGAAGGGACGGTTGAAGCTATAATCAACGCCCGGCGGGAGAAGGGGAAGTTCTCTTCCATCTTCGAATTCTGTGAGAACGTCGAGGCGCGGAGGCTGAATAGAAGAACCTTCGAAAGCCTCATAAAGAGCGGCGCGTTCGACTCGCTCGGCGTAAACAGGGCGAGCCTGATGGAGTCCCTGGATACGCTCCTCAGCTACACGTCGATAAGGCAGAAGAGCTCGGTAGACGGGCAGCACAGCCTTTTTTCTCTTAGCGACGCGATCGCGCTCCCTAAGCTCGCCGAGTTGGAAGAATGGGGCGAGAAGGAGCTCCTTAAGAACGAGATGGACATGCTGGGGTTTTACGTCACCAGCCATCCTCTTACGAAGTATCTCTCCGAGCTCGGAAAGGCGTCGATTATCGACACAGAGTCGCTCCTCGAAATAAAGGAGAAGCAGGAAGTCACGGTGGCGGGCGTCGTGCGTACCCTTACCGTAAAGCACACGAAGAGCGGCACGGGGATATTCGGGAACCTCACGATCGAGGACCTTAACGGGTCCATCGAGATTGTAATATTCAACGACCTTTTGAGGAAGTCGCTCCACCTGCTCGAAGATAAGATAGAGCCAGTGATCATAAAAGGCGTGCTCGAGCCCGGAGAGGACAGGGTGAAGATGCGCGCCGTCGAAATCATGCCGATAAAGGGCATGCGGAGCGGCTCTACGGTTCACATAAGCCTCGGTAACGGATCGCTGAGGGAGGAAAACCTGGTCCGCCTGAAGGAGATACTCAACTCCTACCCGGGGCAGGCGCTGGTGCACGTTCACCTCGAAACCGATCACGGAGAGGCTGTCATAGAGGTCGAGGACAACAGGGTGGACATCGAGGATAATTTTATATACGAAGTCGAGTCGCTCCTGGGCAAGAACTCGCTCAGGCTTTCCTAA
- the ftsY gene encoding signal recognition particle-docking protein FtsY, whose protein sequence is MEEIFSYINTMLPSPYSDLAAVAAIFIVLLIVAFILSFLFEEKKPKEPAQPESKAPLEEEPEAKAVPPPDLEVFKAPPHEVIGEPEPVPVKREAPPAREVKPAPEPAPLPEPKPLPVEPVREAKSAPAEPEPAPVTEAPAPVPEPKPEPEPVVEEVPETKEGLFARLRKGLSKTHTGFLGKLGEVISNREINDDLWDEFEETLIMADLGMGTTMKLRERVQEKLKKKSLSDSGAITDALKEEILAILKGAEAKPLSMSEKPFVIMIAGVNGVGKTTSIGKLASRFKKENREVMVAAGDTFRAAATEQLEVWSKRVGTDFIKGHSGADPSSVAFDAVKAASARGTDILIIDTAGRLHTKGNLMDEIKKMKRVISREMESAPHETFLVLDATTGQNAVQQAKMFNDALGVTGIVLTKLDGTAKGGVIIAIADELNIPVRFIGIGEALGDLREFNAEEFVEALFYEGGETVH, encoded by the coding sequence ATGGAAGAAATATTTTCATACATAAACACCATGCTGCCGAGTCCGTACTCGGACCTTGCCGCAGTGGCCGCGATATTCATCGTTCTACTGATCGTGGCATTTATACTCTCGTTTCTTTTCGAGGAGAAGAAGCCCAAGGAGCCCGCCCAGCCGGAGTCGAAGGCCCCGTTGGAAGAGGAGCCCGAGGCAAAAGCGGTTCCGCCGCCCGATTTAGAGGTGTTCAAGGCCCCGCCTCACGAGGTGATAGGCGAGCCCGAGCCGGTGCCGGTAAAAAGAGAGGCCCCGCCCGCCCGCGAGGTAAAACCGGCCCCCGAGCCGGCCCCGCTGCCCGAGCCGAAGCCCCTTCCCGTCGAGCCCGTCCGGGAGGCGAAATCGGCCCCGGCCGAGCCCGAACCCGCTCCTGTGACGGAGGCCCCTGCTCCTGTCCCCGAGCCCAAGCCGGAGCCCGAGCCCGTAGTCGAAGAAGTCCCCGAAACGAAAGAAGGGCTCTTTGCGAGGCTGAGAAAAGGGCTCTCGAAAACCCACACCGGGTTTCTCGGCAAACTCGGCGAGGTGATTTCGAACAGGGAGATAAACGACGACCTCTGGGACGAGTTCGAGGAAACGCTCATAATGGCCGACCTCGGCATGGGGACGACAATGAAGCTCAGGGAAAGGGTCCAGGAGAAGCTGAAGAAAAAGTCGCTCTCCGACTCCGGGGCGATAACCGACGCACTCAAGGAAGAGATCCTCGCCATACTTAAGGGCGCCGAGGCAAAGCCGCTTTCGATGTCGGAAAAGCCGTTCGTCATAATGATCGCGGGCGTAAACGGCGTCGGCAAGACGACGTCCATAGGCAAGCTCGCCAGCAGGTTCAAGAAAGAAAACCGTGAGGTCATGGTCGCTGCAGGCGATACGTTCAGGGCGGCGGCCACGGAGCAGCTCGAAGTATGGTCCAAGCGTGTCGGAACCGATTTCATCAAGGGACACAGCGGCGCCGACCCGTCCTCCGTCGCGTTCGACGCGGTCAAGGCCGCATCCGCCCGCGGGACGGACATCCTCATCATCGACACCGCCGGCAGGCTCCACACCAAGGGCAACCTCATGGACGAGATAAAGAAGATGAAGCGCGTCATTTCGCGCGAGATGGAAAGCGCGCCCCACGAGACGTTCCTCGTCCTTGACGCCACGACCGGCCAGAACGCCGTTCAGCAGGCCAAGATGTTCAACGACGCCCTCGGAGTTACGGGAATCGTGCTGACGAAGCTAGACGGCACGGCCAAGGGCGGGGTGATAATAGCGATCGCCGACGAGCTCAACATACCCGTAAGGTTCATCGGTATAGGCGAGGCCCTCGGGGACCTGAGGGAGTTCAACGCCGAAGAGTTCGTGGAGGCCCTCTTTTACGAGGGCGGGGAGACGGTTCATTGA
- the ribD gene encoding bifunctional diaminohydroxyphosphoribosylaminopyrimidine deaminase/5-amino-6-(5-phosphoribosylamino)uracil reductase RibD, translating into MQRDQHSRYMSMALKLARKAEGMTSPNPLVGAVLVKGGKIIGKGYHKMAGLPHAEIEAIADAERHNHKVKGATLYVTLEPCCHEGKRTPPCVNTIIEKGIKRVVVGAGDPNPKVCGNGFSILRDEGVEVIPFVLEEKALRLNEAYNKYITSGMPFVTLKLAATLDGKIAASTGDSKWIGSENQRKLAHRLRSASDAVVVGVGTVLKDDPRLNARLPGREIRQPVPVILDRTLRTPPRSSVFGTHGTVIIATVKPADPAKKKRLEEAGARVLEVGRDRNGLPDMKKLMRELARNEIVSVLVEGGGKVAANALKAGIVDKTAFFYAPKILGGDGVGMIDGLGIESVRNAIQIHDIKITKLGEELMVEGYLKKKEAGR; encoded by the coding sequence ATGCAGAGGGATCAGCACAGCAGGTACATGTCGATGGCCCTTAAGCTCGCCCGGAAGGCCGAGGGCATGACGAGCCCGAACCCCCTCGTCGGTGCGGTGCTGGTAAAGGGCGGAAAGATCATCGGAAAGGGCTATCATAAGATGGCGGGCCTCCCGCACGCCGAGATAGAGGCGATCGCGGACGCCGAGAGGCACAACCATAAAGTAAAGGGCGCCACGCTTTACGTCACGCTCGAGCCCTGCTGCCACGAGGGCAAAAGAACCCCTCCCTGCGTAAACACGATAATCGAAAAGGGCATAAAACGCGTCGTCGTAGGGGCCGGCGATCCTAACCCGAAAGTCTGCGGGAACGGTTTCTCCATACTGAGGGACGAGGGCGTGGAGGTCATCCCGTTCGTCCTCGAAGAAAAGGCCCTAAGGCTGAACGAGGCGTACAATAAATACATAACCTCGGGAATGCCGTTCGTAACCTTGAAGCTCGCGGCGACGCTCGACGGCAAGATAGCCGCCTCTACAGGGGATTCGAAGTGGATAGGGAGCGAGAATCAGAGAAAGCTTGCGCACAGGCTGAGGAGCGCGTCCGACGCCGTCGTAGTAGGCGTGGGGACTGTTCTAAAGGACGACCCGAGGTTAAACGCGAGGCTCCCGGGCCGCGAGATACGCCAGCCCGTGCCCGTGATACTCGACAGGACGCTCAGGACGCCTCCCCGGTCGAGTGTTTTCGGCACACACGGCACCGTGATTATCGCGACAGTAAAGCCGGCCGACCCCGCGAAGAAGAAGCGCCTCGAAGAAGCGGGGGCCCGCGTGCTCGAAGTCGGCCGCGACAGGAACGGCCTTCCCGACATGAAAAAGCTCATGCGCGAGCTCGCACGAAACGAGATCGTAAGCGTTCTCGTAGAAGGCGGCGGCAAGGTCGCGGCAAATGCGCTCAAGGCGGGCATAGTCGACAAGACAGCCTTCTTCTACGCCCCGAAGATACTGGGCGGCGACGGCGTCGGGATGATAGACGGGCTCGGGATCGAGAGCGTCAGGAACGCGATACAGATACATGATATTAAAATCACGAAGCTCGGCGAAGAGCTCATGGTCGAGGGCTATCTAAAAAAGAAAGAGGCGGGAAGATGA
- the nadD gene encoding nicotinate-nucleotide adenylyltransferase → MNVLPSADTAVKDRIGLFGGTFDPVHFGHLRAAEEIRETLDLSRVWFVPSAIPPHKNKNITPSIHRLKMLEIAVEPNPFFGINTYELEKKTTSYTVETLRHLTSAHPDAEFFFIVGSELFSHIETWRDYSELFTLSNFAVIGRPGQDDGFPSLPLALKKDFSYHNSEDKVISYINSHSKIIAFTRFQGLEISSTEIRTCVNEGASVRYLVPDGVAGYISVHKLYDTEAAL, encoded by the coding sequence ATGAATGTTCTTCCCTCCGCCGACACGGCGGTCAAAGACAGAATCGGCCTATTCGGAGGGACATTCGACCCGGTCCACTTCGGGCACCTCCGGGCCGCCGAGGAAATAAGGGAGACTCTCGATCTCAGCCGCGTATGGTTCGTTCCTTCGGCCATACCGCCGCATAAGAACAAGAACATCACCCCTTCGATTCACAGGCTCAAAATGCTCGAAATCGCGGTCGAGCCGAACCCGTTTTTCGGCATCAATACCTACGAGCTCGAAAAGAAAACTACCTCTTACACGGTCGAAACGCTCCGGCATCTCACGTCGGCCCACCCCGACGCCGAATTTTTCTTCATAGTCGGAAGCGAGCTTTTTTCGCACATCGAAACATGGAGGGATTACAGCGAGCTCTTTACGCTTTCGAACTTCGCCGTCATCGGAAGGCCCGGTCAGGACGACGGCTTCCCGTCATTACCGCTTGCCCTTAAAAAGGATTTTAGTTATCATAATAGTGAAGATAAAGTGATATCCTACATCAACAGCCATTCGAAAATAATAGCTTTCACCCGTTTCCAGGGGCTTGAAATTTCTTCAACGGAAATAAGGACTTGCGTAAACGAAGGCGCGTCCGTAAGGTACCTCGTTCCGGACGGCGTCGCCGGATATATATCCGTTCACAAACTCTACGACACGGAGGCTGCCCTATAA